A section of the Methanoregula formicica SMSP genome encodes:
- a CDS encoding 4Fe-4S dicluster domain-containing protein produces the protein MGFFEMTKTALRTVLSRPATILYPAQAAKRTPLTRGHIVFDGSRCISCSICQRKCPAQAIVLSKEAKSWQIDRFRCVMCSSCVDTCPSKCLSMDPVYTAPTSAKGVEVFTITYVKPPKPEKKEESKT, from the coding sequence ATGGGTTTTTTTGAGATGACAAAAACGGCACTCAGGACCGTGCTCTCCCGACCGGCAACCATCCTGTACCCTGCACAGGCGGCAAAGAGGACCCCGCTCACCCGTGGGCACATTGTTTTCGACGGGAGCAGGTGTATCTCCTGCAGCATCTGCCAGCGGAAGTGTCCCGCCCAGGCAATCGTCCTCAGCAAGGAGGCGAAGAGCTGGCAGATCGACCGGTTCCGCTGCGTGATGTGCAGCTCGTGTGTCGACACCTGCCCGTCCAAGTGCCTCTCCATGGATCCGGTCTATACCGCACCGACCTCGGCGAAGGGTGTGGAGGTTTTCACCATTACTTACGTGAAGCCGCCCAAGCCCGAGAAGAAGGAAGAGTCGAAGACCTGA
- a CDS encoding NADH-quinone oxidoreductase subunit C has translation MKQEQTIIPIDVGRLIGSVEQFRNEGYRLAQIGCTKVGDNSFEINYSFDKDYVLQNLRITVTAETEVPSITGMYWGAFVYENEMHDLFGIQVKGINIDFKGTFIKTAIRYPFGVSVAKEEKK, from the coding sequence ATGAAACAGGAACAGACAATAATCCCCATCGACGTTGGCAGGCTCATCGGGAGCGTGGAACAGTTCAGGAACGAGGGCTACCGTCTCGCCCAGATCGGCTGCACGAAGGTAGGTGACAACTCCTTTGAGATCAACTACTCGTTTGACAAGGACTATGTCCTGCAGAACCTGCGGATCACGGTAACAGCGGAGACTGAAGTCCCGAGCATCACCGGCATGTACTGGGGGGCGTTTGTGTACGAGAACGAGATGCACGACCTCTTCGGCATCCAGGTGAAAGGGATCAACATCGATTTCAAGGGCACGTTCATTAAAACAGCCATCAGGTACCCGTTCGGTGTCTCGGTTGCAAAGGAGGAGAAGAAATGA
- a CDS encoding NADH-quinone oxidoreductase subunit 5 family protein — protein MKLAALAIGAISLWLLVAGFDKGMMMFGVSGKALDLAMLAIELVIAVYLLWLGLKHKKYSVVILVVIQAALLLWFELAFGHTLVELPNNLFVDQFSIIMAMIIGIIGSLICVYALGYMETFHEHHKEIADRRGMFFFILFVFLSAMFGLVFSNNLLWVLFFWEITTLCSFLLIGYSQTAEATNNAFLALAMNMLGGVAFVVALIYLATLDPSGRLLELSTLLTSGYAVAIVPAVLICFAGLTKAAQMPFSSWLVGAMVAPTPVSALLHSSTMVKAGVYIIVRFAPVLTGTTEGLMIALVGGFTFLLTSCMAISVSNAKKVLAYSTIANLGLIVACAGVGTYNLMWVAILLIIFHAIAKSLLFLCVGTVEHRIGSRDIEDMGGLIERMPKLALMMFIGMAGMFLAPFGMIISKWAAIEAFIQAPFGLIFIIILAFGGSATLFFWSKWMGKIISVMRHQENVENSIRQDKWIVLWILTALVVIVALIFPLISSTLIEPFIMQIYGQTTRLAEANIIIMLLMLGLLMIMPFSMLFESKTPRIAPPYMAGRTTEGGMKFHGSLGMSRDLVLSNYYLRSYFGEEKLFMVGVLACWGIILIALVMIVGVVL, from the coding sequence GTGAAACTGGCCGCACTGGCAATTGGTGCGATCTCGCTCTGGCTCCTTGTTGCAGGATTCGACAAGGGAATGATGATGTTTGGTGTTTCCGGCAAGGCGCTGGATCTTGCCATGCTCGCCATTGAGCTGGTGATAGCGGTCTACCTGCTCTGGCTCGGCCTGAAACACAAGAAGTATTCCGTGGTGATCCTGGTCGTGATCCAGGCAGCCCTGCTCCTCTGGTTTGAACTGGCCTTCGGCCATACCCTTGTCGAGCTGCCCAACAACCTCTTCGTTGACCAGTTCTCCATCATCATGGCGATGATCATCGGGATCATTGGCAGCCTCATCTGTGTCTATGCCCTGGGCTACATGGAGACCTTCCACGAGCACCACAAGGAGATCGCGGACCGGCGGGGAATGTTCTTCTTCATCCTCTTTGTCTTCCTCTCCGCGATGTTCGGGCTGGTTTTCTCCAACAACCTGCTCTGGGTCCTCTTCTTCTGGGAGATCACGACGCTCTGTTCGTTCCTCCTTATCGGGTACTCGCAAACAGCCGAGGCAACGAACAACGCGTTCCTCGCCCTTGCCATGAACATGCTGGGGGGGGTTGCCTTTGTCGTTGCCCTGATCTACCTTGCGACCCTCGATCCGTCCGGCAGGCTGCTGGAACTGAGCACCCTGCTCACATCCGGATATGCTGTGGCCATCGTTCCCGCAGTGCTCATCTGTTTCGCCGGCCTGACAAAAGCAGCCCAGATGCCGTTCTCGTCATGGCTCGTCGGAGCAATGGTTGCTCCCACGCCGGTCTCGGCGCTGCTGCACTCCAGCACCATGGTGAAGGCCGGTGTCTATATTATCGTCCGGTTCGCCCCGGTCCTGACCGGCACGACCGAAGGGCTCATGATCGCCCTTGTCGGCGGTTTCACGTTCCTTCTGACTTCCTGCATGGCGATATCCGTGAGTAATGCCAAGAAGGTGCTTGCCTACTCGACCATCGCAAACCTCGGCCTTATCGTGGCCTGTGCCGGAGTCGGGACCTACAACCTGATGTGGGTGGCGATCCTGCTGATCATCTTCCACGCGATTGCAAAGTCGCTCCTCTTCCTCTGCGTCGGTACCGTGGAGCACCGGATCGGGAGCCGTGACATCGAGGACATGGGCGGCCTTATCGAGCGTATGCCCAAGCTCGCTCTCATGATGTTTATCGGCATGGCCGGCATGTTCCTTGCCCCGTTCGGTATGATCATCTCCAAGTGGGCGGCTATCGAAGCATTCATCCAGGCACCCTTCGGTCTCATCTTCATCATCATCCTTGCCTTCGGGGGGTCAGCCACTCTCTTCTTCTGGAGCAAGTGGATGGGCAAGATCATCTCGGTCATGCGCCACCAGGAGAACGTGGAGAACTCGATCCGGCAGGACAAGTGGATTGTCCTCTGGATTCTCACGGCGCTTGTCGTCATCGTGGCCCTGATCTTCCCGCTGATATCATCAACGCTCATCGAGCCCTTCATCATGCAGATCTACGGTCAGACAACGCGGCTTGCAGAAGCCAACATCATTATCATGCTGCTGATGCTCGGCCTCCTCATGATCATGCCGTTCTCGATGTTGTTCGAGAGCAAAACGCCGCGAATCGCTCCACCCTATATGGCCGGCAGGACCACAGAGGGGGGTATGAAGTTCCACGGATCCCTTGGGATGTCCCGCGACTTGGTGCTCTCCAACTATTACCTGCGCTCCTACTTCGGTGAAGAGAAACTCTTCATGGTAGGGGTACTTGCATGCTGGGGTATCATCCTCATCGCGCTGGTCATGATCGTGGGGGTGGTGCTATGA
- a CDS encoding NADH-quinone oxidoreductase subunit B family protein: MSYLTKSPWIIHYDASSCNGCDIEVLAALTPVYDVERFGIINTGNPKHADIFLVTGSVNEQNREILKNTYDQIPDPKVVIAVGICASTGGIFRECYNVMGGIDKVIPVDVWVPGCAARPESIIDGVVKALGILEEKRKAMNRPAGDSV; encoded by the coding sequence ATGAGTTACCTCACCAAATCCCCCTGGATTATCCATTACGACGCATCGTCCTGCAATGGCTGCGACATCGAGGTGCTTGCGGCACTCACACCTGTTTACGATGTCGAACGTTTCGGCATCATCAACACCGGGAACCCCAAGCACGCCGACATCTTCCTTGTGACCGGCAGTGTCAACGAACAGAACCGCGAGATCCTGAAGAACACGTACGACCAGATCCCGGACCCCAAGGTCGTCATTGCGGTCGGGATCTGCGCATCCACGGGCGGGATCTTCCGCGAGTGCTATAATGTCATGGGCGGGATTGACAAGGTCATTCCGGTCGATGTCTGGGTCCCGGGTTGTGCTGCCCGGCCCGAGTCGATTATCGATGGCGTAGTGAAGGCCCTCGGTATCCTTGAAGAGAAACGGAAGGCGATGAACCGGCCGGCAGGTGATTCGGTATGA
- a CDS encoding hydrogenase large subunit has product MTKQIIVPFGPQHPVLPEPIHLDLVLEDEKVVDVIPSIGYIHRGFEKLVEKREFTEYVFIAERTCGICSFIHGATYCQGIEQIMGIQVPERADYLRTIWSEYSRLHSHLLWLGLYADSFGFENLFMNAWRIRERILDVMEQTTGGRVIQGSCKVGGVRKDISNAKLAEMSRDLDSIRKEMEELTTVFLKDDTVIHRTRNVGVLSRQDAYHLGAVGPTARGSGVAIDLRKTGYAAYSELDFPVVTDSCGDCYSRCLVRCKELFTSVDIIQQAIAKIPDGPVDVKVTGAPNGEFFMRAEQPRGELVHYLKGNGTKFLVRSRIRTPTLTNIPPLVKMLQGCDLADVPVIVLSIDPCISCTER; this is encoded by the coding sequence ATGACAAAACAGATTATCGTCCCCTTCGGGCCCCAGCACCCGGTCCTGCCCGAACCGATCCATCTCGACCTTGTCCTCGAGGACGAGAAGGTTGTGGACGTCATCCCCTCCATCGGGTACATCCACCGCGGGTTTGAGAAGCTTGTGGAGAAGCGGGAGTTCACCGAGTACGTCTTCATTGCCGAGCGCACCTGCGGCATCTGCAGTTTCATCCATGGTGCAACGTACTGCCAGGGTATCGAGCAGATCATGGGCATCCAGGTTCCCGAACGGGCGGATTACCTCAGGACGATCTGGTCCGAGTACTCGCGTCTGCACTCCCACCTCCTCTGGCTCGGCCTCTATGCCGATTCCTTCGGCTTTGAGAACCTCTTCATGAACGCATGGCGGATCCGCGAGCGGATCCTCGATGTGATGGAACAGACCACGGGCGGTCGCGTGATTCAGGGCTCCTGCAAGGTCGGCGGGGTCCGGAAAGATATCTCCAATGCAAAACTCGCCGAGATGAGCCGCGACCTCGACAGCATCAGAAAGGAGATGGAGGAGCTGACGACCGTCTTCCTCAAGGATGACACGGTCATCCACCGGACCCGGAATGTCGGCGTCCTCTCACGGCAGGACGCCTACCATCTCGGCGCTGTCGGGCCCACGGCCCGGGGCAGCGGCGTTGCAATCGACCTCAGGAAGACCGGCTATGCCGCCTACAGCGAACTGGACTTCCCGGTGGTCACAGACAGCTGCGGGGACTGCTATTCCCGCTGCTTGGTACGGTGCAAGGAGCTCTTCACCTCCGTTGACATCATCCAGCAGGCGATCGCAAAGATTCCTGACGGCCCGGTCGATGTCAAGGTGACCGGCGCGCCTAACGGCGAGTTCTTCATGCGGGCCGAGCAGCCCCGGGGCGAGCTGGTCCACTACCTGAAAGGCAATGGCACCAAGTTCCTGGTCCGGTCACGGATCCGGACGCCCACCCTGACCAACATCCCGCCGCTCGTGAAGATGCTGCAGGGATGCGATCTCGCCGATGTCCCGGTAATTGTACTGTCCATTGATCCCTGTATCAGCTGCACGGAGAGGTGA
- a CDS encoding Na(+)/H(+) antiporter subunit D has protein sequence MAENPWILPLIVGIPFIATCLVILLDRRPDAREGVSLISAILTFALCLLALPSAFAPAPLTTPALAVLPGLSLHLAADALGLLFACIGSGLWVVTTVYNIGYMRGRNEHAQTRYYACFAITIGAVMGVALSSNLFSLFVFYEILAIAAYPLVAHSETKEALAAGRKYLIYTQAGGVAVLAGMMTVLGMGSSLDFIAGGNPGIALLSPEFARIGFLLLMAGFGVKAALVPVHGWLPSAMVAPTPVSGLLHAVAVVNTGVFGLMRLMWDLYGPRLMLELGLRNLVIAVAVITIIVGALLALRQDDFKLRLAYSTVSQLSYMVLGAAVLLPAGLTAAAGAWGAAAVIGASYAFTAHAFGKLTMFFVAGAVAVETGKTKISELDGLGRKMPWEFAAFTLATLSMAGLPPMAGFIAKWYLSLGIGAGYTGEWWILTILVAASVLNLAYFLPVVMRAFFPPCAVDIHGVRWTLRGPVIVTAAGALVFGLWTAGPWSPFALCQQVAAGVTGSTAAVVSGTLAFGTAIPPFLIFFIGAPLALLATGRARQAILIITGALGLAAVLLLPGGYFSGPVAGGVMQWNLPFMGYTLTLLRVDSLSYLTGVIFAIITFLAILYAAAFAPARLHLYALLYAGASMGVVFAGDWITLFFFWEVMAVTSTFLIWQEAGGAIGAGYRYLLFHGLGGTLLGAGIALLFIGAGSPIVGPLAGIPDATYQLWASVLIVLGIGVNLAIIPLHTWLPDAYPRAHIAASVFLSVYTTKAAVYLLARAQPGTEYIAFMGALMAVYGVVFAVFQNDMRRLLSYHIVSQVGYMVAGVGILGWLGAASATGQLGLDGGMAHVFNHILYKALLFMAIGVVIWKTGENLLSRVGGLQKKMPVTALAYWVAAFSIAGVPFFNGFVSKGMVLAAAEHTSIWLWILLEIASFGTFLSFLKLGYFAFLRDGDSQVSDPPLLMQAAMLGAAALCVIIGIYPATLYALLPYPVTYAAYDPAHVISAVVVLGAAALFFFTAGKTLLRPHDTRLKDVDVVYYAAGRGLVAFAGRLRDAFVLIYEVATAAALLLFTAGKAAMAWENRDVNHDMTVFFAVVVALIGIILVWVGI, from the coding sequence ATGGCCGAAAACCCCTGGATCCTGCCGCTGATCGTAGGGATACCGTTCATCGCTACCTGTCTTGTGATCCTGCTGGACCGGCGGCCGGATGCGAGGGAGGGCGTCTCCCTGATATCAGCCATCCTGACCTTTGCGCTCTGTCTCCTTGCCCTTCCCTCGGCTTTTGCGCCCGCACCGCTCACGACACCTGCGCTTGCCGTCCTCCCGGGACTCTCCCTCCACCTTGCCGCGGATGCGCTGGGATTGCTCTTTGCCTGCATCGGCTCGGGGCTCTGGGTTGTCACAACGGTCTATAACATCGGCTATATGCGGGGCAGGAACGAGCATGCACAGACCCGCTACTATGCCTGCTTTGCCATCACGATCGGGGCAGTGATGGGAGTTGCCCTATCATCGAACCTCTTCTCGCTCTTTGTCTTTTACGAGATCCTCGCGATCGCGGCATATCCTCTCGTGGCGCACAGCGAGACAAAAGAGGCGCTTGCCGCGGGACGGAAGTACCTGATCTACACCCAGGCAGGCGGGGTTGCTGTCCTCGCCGGCATGATGACCGTCCTTGGGATGGGGAGCTCGCTCGATTTCATTGCCGGCGGGAATCCGGGTATTGCCCTCCTCTCACCGGAGTTCGCCCGCATCGGTTTCCTCCTCCTGATGGCAGGGTTCGGCGTCAAAGCGGCGCTCGTTCCGGTCCACGGCTGGCTCCCCAGCGCGATGGTCGCGCCAACGCCTGTCAGCGGGCTCCTCCATGCAGTAGCCGTCGTGAACACCGGCGTCTTCGGACTGATGCGCCTGATGTGGGACCTGTACGGGCCCCGGTTGATGCTCGAGCTGGGCCTCCGGAACCTGGTCATTGCCGTCGCCGTCATCACCATCATTGTCGGTGCGCTGCTCGCCCTGAGGCAGGACGACTTCAAACTCAGACTCGCGTATTCAACGGTCAGCCAGCTCAGCTACATGGTCCTTGGGGCGGCAGTCCTCCTGCCGGCAGGACTGACCGCTGCAGCCGGTGCCTGGGGTGCCGCGGCCGTGATCGGGGCTTCCTATGCGTTCACGGCCCATGCGTTTGGGAAGCTGACCATGTTCTTTGTCGCAGGTGCTGTCGCGGTCGAGACCGGGAAGACGAAGATCTCCGAACTTGACGGCCTCGGGAGAAAAATGCCATGGGAGTTCGCCGCGTTCACGCTTGCAACACTCTCGATGGCAGGCCTCCCCCCCATGGCCGGCTTCATCGCAAAATGGTATCTCTCGCTCGGCATCGGGGCCGGGTATACCGGCGAATGGTGGATCCTCACAATCCTAGTTGCAGCAAGCGTCCTGAACCTTGCGTATTTCCTGCCGGTCGTGATGCGTGCCTTCTTCCCGCCCTGTGCGGTTGATATCCATGGTGTTCGGTGGACTCTCCGCGGCCCGGTCATCGTAACTGCTGCGGGCGCCCTTGTCTTCGGGCTCTGGACGGCTGGTCCCTGGAGCCCCTTTGCCCTCTGCCAGCAGGTGGCGGCAGGGGTGACCGGCAGCACCGCAGCCGTGGTATCGGGCACGCTCGCATTCGGGACTGCCATCCCCCCGTTCCTAATCTTCTTCATCGGTGCCCCGCTCGCCCTTCTCGCAACCGGTCGTGCACGCCAGGCTATCCTCATCATCACCGGGGCCCTTGGCCTTGCCGCAGTCCTCCTGTTGCCCGGGGGGTATTTCTCCGGTCCCGTTGCCGGCGGTGTCATGCAGTGGAACCTTCCCTTCATGGGATATACCCTCACCCTGCTCCGGGTGGACAGCCTCTCGTACCTCACCGGCGTGATCTTTGCCATCATCACCTTCCTTGCGATTTTGTATGCTGCGGCATTCGCCCCGGCCCGCCTCCATCTCTATGCCCTCCTCTACGCGGGAGCGTCGATGGGTGTGGTCTTTGCCGGTGACTGGATCACGCTTTTCTTCTTCTGGGAGGTCATGGCAGTCACCTCGACGTTTCTCATCTGGCAGGAGGCCGGCGGGGCCATTGGTGCAGGGTACCGCTACCTTCTCTTTCACGGACTCGGGGGCACGCTGCTTGGAGCCGGTATTGCCCTGCTCTTCATTGGCGCAGGTTCTCCCATCGTCGGGCCCCTTGCCGGCATCCCCGATGCCACGTACCAGCTCTGGGCCTCGGTGCTCATCGTGCTCGGGATCGGCGTGAACCTCGCGATCATCCCGCTTCATACCTGGCTGCCGGATGCCTACCCGCGGGCGCATATAGCCGCCAGCGTCTTCCTCTCCGTGTACACCACCAAGGCTGCCGTCTATCTTCTTGCCCGTGCCCAGCCCGGCACGGAATACATTGCCTTCATGGGTGCCCTGATGGCCGTCTACGGCGTGGTGTTTGCCGTCTTCCAGAATGACATGCGCCGGCTCCTCTCATACCACATCGTCTCGCAGGTCGGTTACATGGTTGCCGGCGTCGGGATCCTTGGCTGGCTGGGAGCTGCAAGTGCCACCGGGCAGCTCGGCCTTGACGGCGGGATGGCGCATGTCTTCAACCACATCCTGTACAAGGCCCTCCTCTTCATGGCTATCGGTGTCGTCATCTGGAAGACCGGCGAGAACCTGCTGAGCCGGGTCGGGGGGCTGCAGAAGAAGATGCCCGTGACTGCCCTTGCGTACTGGGTTGCCGCATTCTCCATTGCCGGTGTACCGTTTTTCAATGGCTTTGTCTCCAAGGGCATGGTCCTCGCCGCGGCGGAGCATACCAGCATCTGGCTCTGGATTCTCCTTGAGATCGCCTCTTTCGGCACATTCCTGTCATTCCTGAAGCTGGGCTATTTCGCGTTCCTCCGGGACGGGGACTCGCAGGTATCCGATCCCCCGCTGCTGATGCAGGCTGCCATGCTCGGCGCCGCAGCCCTCTGTGTCATCATCGGCATCTACCCGGCAACCCTGTATGCCCTCCTCCCCTATCCTGTAACCTATGCCGCCTATGACCCGGCCCACGTGATCAGCGCAGTCGTTGTCCTGGGCGCTGCAGCACTCTTCTTCTTTACCGCCGGCAAAACCCTGCTCCGGCCGCACGACACCCGGCTGAAGGACGTGGATGTTGTCTATTACGCCGCAGGCCGCGGGCTTGTCGCGTTTGCCGGCCGGCTCCGCGATGCCTTCGTCCTGATATATGAGGTGGCGACTGCAGCGGCACTCCTCCTCTTTACTGCAGGAAAGGCAGCCATGGCATGGGAGAACCGGGATGTGAACCATGACATGACTGTCTTCTTCGCAGTCGTTGTAGCCCTCATCGGCATCATTCTCGTGTGGGTTGGTATATGA
- a CDS encoding respiratory chain complex I subunit 1 family protein, with protein MIPDPWTAVLNAVIYLLLAPVAGGLIAGIDRKITARMQGRVGPPLLQPFYDVGKLFEKENLVVTTTQNFYVLSYLVFMAVSGALFFSGGDMLLVIFAFTLSHIFLVLGAYAAFSPYSHVGAERELIQIIAYEPMIIITAAGMYMVTKSFYVSDIVQSAVPLVLYLPGVFIGYLIVLTIKLRKSPFDLSTSHHAHQELVKGVTTDFAGPNLAKIEIAHWYEYVFLLGVVYLFFGFNPLLAIAAIIIAYFLEILIDNTTSRVKWQMTLRSAWLVAGTLGIINLGVLYYLRMVVVP; from the coding sequence ATGATTCCCGATCCGTGGACCGCAGTCCTCAACGCGGTCATCTACCTCCTGCTGGCTCCGGTTGCCGGTGGGCTCATCGCTGGTATCGACCGTAAAATCACGGCACGAATGCAGGGCCGGGTAGGACCGCCGCTCCTCCAGCCGTTCTACGACGTGGGGAAGCTCTTCGAAAAGGAGAATCTCGTGGTAACGACGACCCAGAACTTCTACGTCCTGAGCTACCTCGTATTCATGGCGGTGTCGGGAGCCCTTTTCTTCTCGGGCGGGGACATGCTGCTCGTGATCTTTGCGTTCACGCTCTCGCACATCTTCCTCGTTCTCGGGGCCTATGCCGCTTTCTCCCCCTACAGCCATGTTGGGGCAGAACGCGAACTGATCCAGATCATTGCCTATGAGCCGATGATCATCATCACGGCGGCGGGCATGTACATGGTCACGAAGAGCTTCTACGTGAGCGACATTGTACAGTCCGCAGTACCCCTTGTCCTCTACCTCCCGGGTGTTTTCATCGGGTACCTGATTGTCCTGACAATCAAGCTCCGGAAGTCCCCGTTCGATCTCTCCACCTCCCACCATGCGCACCAGGAACTCGTGAAGGGTGTAACGACGGACTTCGCCGGCCCGAACCTGGCGAAGATCGAGATCGCCCACTGGTACGAGTACGTCTTCCTGCTCGGGGTCGTGTACCTGTTCTTCGGCTTCAACCCCCTGCTTGCCATAGCCGCGATCATCATCGCCTACTTCCTTGAGATTCTCATCGACAACACGACCTCGAGGGTCAAGTGGCAGATGACTCTGCGGAGTGCCTGGCTGGTTGCCGGTACGCTCGGTATCATCAACCTGGGCGTCCTGTACTACCTCAGGATGGTGGTTGTTCCATGA
- a CDS encoding NADH dehydrogenase subunit 6, with protein sequence MPDLDLLVMTALGCATIVSALIAVMHEDLIRSVAAYAVSSVCLAAIFFLLASPFAAALELTVGAGLVAVLFLVALILAGGEAGEAGT encoded by the coding sequence GTGCCGGATCTTGATCTGCTGGTGATGACTGCGCTCGGATGCGCGACAATCGTGTCAGCATTAATCGCAGTCATGCACGAAGATCTGATCCGGTCCGTTGCTGCCTACGCGGTCTCCAGTGTCTGCCTTGCGGCGATCTTTTTTTTGCTGGCCTCGCCCTTTGCCGCCGCGCTCGAACTGACCGTTGGTGCCGGCCTTGTTGCTGTCCTCTTCCTTGTCGCACTCATCCTTGCCGGCGGTGAAGCCGGGGAGGCCGGGACATGA
- a CDS encoding NADH-quinone oxidoreductase subunit K, with the protein MILTAIAIGTGLFACGLVCLVSRSHLIKMVMGLEFLGKGISVFFILGGYAAGNVAVSQAVVFTLIAIEAVVAGLALALVIVLRRTWKTFDSSALLRLDRGEP; encoded by the coding sequence ATGATCCTCACGGCCATTGCTATCGGCACCGGCCTCTTTGCCTGCGGGCTTGTCTGCCTTGTATCGCGCAGCCACCTCATCAAGATGGTGATGGGGCTCGAGTTCCTCGGCAAAGGGATCAGCGTCTTCTTCATCCTCGGGGGATACGCAGCTGGTAACGTTGCGGTCTCGCAGGCAGTTGTGTTCACCCTCATCGCAATCGAAGCCGTAGTGGCCGGCCTTGCCCTTGCCCTCGTCATTGTCCTGCGTCGCACCTGGAAGACCTTTGACTCCTCTGCCCTCCTTCGGCTGGACCGGGGTGAGCCGTGA